AAAAGAGAGCGTAAGGCGGTCTTCTCCAGCCTTGTCTATAAGTTCTGCTCTTTCTTTTGCGCTTAATTTGTTGTACAGTTGCATGCTATACGTGATTTAAGGTTAAGAAAATTTAAGCTACAAAGGTAGTTAAAGTATATTTTATTGCTACAATTAAAAATGCCCGATAAGTTGAGATTACCTTATCGGGCATTTTTCGAATGGCTAATTCGTTACTAAAATTTTTTGTGTTCTAAAAAAATCGTTGTAACGCATTAGCCTCCATCAGCTTTAAAGCTACAACCTAAAAGGATTGCAGCTTTGCAGCTTCCTGAAGAGTTCAAAATAATTGTTTTTTGAAAAAACTTCATAGCACTTTGTTCATTTGCTTTTATAAAAGATGCTTTATTTTTAAAAAGGTTGCGTGTGTTGATATGTTAATTTTAAAAACATTGTCCTTAGCCAAAAGAGTTACTACCTTAGCGGCATAAGACAGAATTTAATAAAAGATTGAAAATGAGCGATAAAAAAGAAAAAGAAGCAAAACTAAAAGCACTAAAGCTTACTTTAGATAAGATGGACAAGACTTATGGTAAAGGTACAGTCATGAAAATGAGTGATCAATCTGTGAGTGATGTTGAAGCAATTTCTACAGGTTCTTTAGGTTTAGATTTAGCTTTGGGAGTAGGTGGTTACCCTAGAGGACGTATAGTTGAAATTTACGGTCCAGAATCTTCAGGTAAGACAACCTTAACCTTGCACGCCATAGCAGAAGCTCAAAAAGCGGGTGGCATAGCTGCTTTTATAGATGCAGAACACGCTTTTGACCGTTTTTATGCTGAAAAATTAGGAGTAGACTTAGAGAACTTAATTATATCTCAACCAGATAATGGTGAGCAGGCTCTAGAAATTACAGACAACTTAATTAGATCTGGCGCTATAGATATTATTGTAATTGACTCGGTTGCGGCACTTACACCTAAAAGTGAGATTGAAGGTGAAATGGGAGATTCTAAAATGGGTCTTCACGCAAGATTAATGTCTCAAGCATTAAGAAAGCTAACAGGATCTATAAGTAAAACCAAGTGTACCGTTATCTTCATTAACCAATTGCGTGAAAAAATTGGAGTTATGTTTGGTAACCCAGAAACTACAACAGGTGGTAATGCACTTAAATTTTACTGTTCAGTTAGATTAGACATTCGTCGATCTACACAAATAAAAGACAGCAATAGCGAGGTGCAAGGTAATAAGACACGTGTAAAAGTTGTTAAAAACAAAGTAGCACCACCATTTAGAACTGCAGAGTTCGATATTATGTACGGTCAAGGAATTTCTAAGGTTGGTGAAATTATTGATATTGGTGTAGACTATGAAATTGTTAAAAAAGCAGGTTCCTGGTTTAGCTATGAAGACACAAAGCTAGGACAAGGTAGAGATGCTGTAAAAGCATTATTACTAGATAATCCAGAGTTAATGGAAGAGTTAGAAACCAAAATTAAAGCCGCCATAAAAGTGGCAAAAGAATAAAACAAAAAAAATCTCAAATTAATTTTTGAGATTTTTTTTTGTCTCAAACGCAACCATTTATAAAAAATTGCATCTTAATAAAAAACCCCATTTTAATAAGATGAAAAAATTAATGCTTTTGCTACTTTTAGGTGTATGTATTACCGCTTGTAGCATTGATGATGAAGAAGACTTTGAGTTTGAGTTTGTTAACGTAGAGAGTGTAAACCTTCCAGATACACTTGTGTTTGGTAACACGTATCAATTTGAAGTTGTTTACAATCGCCCTACAGAATGCCATTTCTTTGCAGGATTTGACTATGCTAAAAATCAAAACACCAGAGAAGTTGCGGTGATTAATGCTTTTGAGCAAAACCAATCTTGTCCAGAGATGGAAAACTTGACTGGAACAACAGATTTAAATTTTATTGTAGAGCGAGACGATTTTTATATTTTCAAGTTCTATCAAGGAGAAGACAGTAATGGTGACGCACAGTTTTTAACCGTTGAAGTTCCTGTTGCAGAAAATTAATTAACAACAGAAAATTTGAGTTTAGATCAACTCATTCTTAAATGCAAAAAGCAAGACATAAAGGCACAAGGACAGCTGTATCAATTATTTGCAGATAAGCTGTTTAGTGTAAGCCTAAAGTATTCTCGTAATTATAGCGAAGCAGAAGACAATTTGCAAGATGCTTTTTTACAGATATTTAAGAAAATAGATCAATATAAAAATAAAGGTTCTTTTGAAGGTTGGTTAAAACGTATTGTAATAAACATAGCACTTCAAAAATATAGGAAGCAAACCTATTTTGAAATTGTAGACGAACAACAACTAGAAGAACCTAGTGTAGAAGTAGAAGAAAATGATATTAAGTTAGACTTTCTTTTAAAGTGCATACAACAATTACCAGACAGGTACAGGTTAGTATTTAACCTATATGTTTTAGATGGTTACGCACATAAAGATATTGCGGATTTGTTAAGCATCTCTGTAGGAACATCTAAATCTAACCTTGCAAGAGCAAGACATATATTAAAGGCAACTATAGAAGACGCCCAACCAAAAGGACAACAGTCTCTTTAAAAAGACTAATGAAAGAGGAAAAAAACATAGATAGATTATTTCAAGAAAAGTTTAAAGACTTTAACGCAAAACCTAGCGCTAAAGTTTGGGCTAATATTGAAAAGGAACTCAAAGAAGATAAGGAAAGAACGCCATTTATTATCCCATTATGGTATAAGATTGGAGGAATTGCAGCCGCATTAGTTTTGGTATTTTGGTTTTCCCAATCATTATTAACTACAGATACTACTAATACTATAGTTGATCAAG
This region of Croceibacter atlanticus HTCC2559 genomic DNA includes:
- the recA gene encoding recombinase RecA, with translation MSDKKEKEAKLKALKLTLDKMDKTYGKGTVMKMSDQSVSDVEAISTGSLGLDLALGVGGYPRGRIVEIYGPESSGKTTLTLHAIAEAQKAGGIAAFIDAEHAFDRFYAEKLGVDLENLIISQPDNGEQALEITDNLIRSGAIDIIVIDSVAALTPKSEIEGEMGDSKMGLHARLMSQALRKLTGSISKTKCTVIFINQLREKIGVMFGNPETTTGGNALKFYCSVRLDIRRSTQIKDSNSEVQGNKTRVKVVKNKVAPPFRTAEFDIMYGQGISKVGEIIDIGVDYEIVKKAGSWFSYEDTKLGQGRDAVKALLLDNPELMEELETKIKAAIKVAKE
- a CDS encoding RNA polymerase sigma factor, whose amino-acid sequence is MSLDQLILKCKKQDIKAQGQLYQLFADKLFSVSLKYSRNYSEAEDNLQDAFLQIFKKIDQYKNKGSFEGWLKRIVINIALQKYRKQTYFEIVDEQQLEEPSVEVEENDIKLDFLLKCIQQLPDRYRLVFNLYVLDGYAHKDIADLLSISVGTSKSNLARARHILKATIEDAQPKGQQSL